A genomic window from Bubalus bubalis isolate 160015118507 breed Murrah chromosome X, NDDB_SH_1, whole genome shotgun sequence includes:
- the ERCC6L gene encoding DNA excision repair protein ERCC-6-like gives MEVSRGFAEAGALSPEQAASYLRYVKEAKEATKNGDLEQALKLFNLAKDIFPNEKVMSRIQKIQEALEELAEHGDDEFIDVCNSGLLLYQELHDQLYEYQKEGIAFLYSLYRDGRRGGILADDMGLGKTVQIIAFLSGMFDASLVNHVLLIMPTSLISIWLREFVKWTPGMRVKTFHGPSKDERTRNLCRIQQRNGVIITTYQMLINNWQQLSSLNGQEFLWDYVILDEAHKIKSSSTKSAICARAIPASNRILLTGTPIQNNLQELWSLFDFACQGSLLGTLRTFKMEYENPITRAREKDATPGEKALGFKISENLMAIIKPYFLRRTKEEVQKKKSSNPEVQHSEKNPDVGAICEMPSLSRKNDLIIWIRLVPLQEEIYRKFVSLDHIKELLMETRSPLAELGVLKKLCDHPRLLSARACGLLNLGAAKFCVQDEIEGEDSSDVDHIDQISDDTLMEESGKMLFLMDLLKKLRDEGHQTLVFSQSRQILNIIERLLKNRHFKILRIDGTITHLVEREKRISLFQQNKDYSVFLLTTQVGGVGLTLTAASRVVIFDPSWNPATDAQAVDRVYRIGQKENVVVYRLITCGTVEEKIYRRQVFKDSLIRQTTGDKKNPFRYFSKQELRELFTIEDFQNSATQLQLQSLHAAQRRSDKNLDEHIAFLHSLSIAGISDHDLMYTCDLSVKEELDVIEGSHYIQQRVQKAQFLVESESQNTELLMERQKMGNEGIWLREPVYQTKKKRPKVNKPQPQPSSHLPIYHTQEEEISSVMASVIIDDLPREDEKNLSRIKLNDTIPQDGRHPCVITLDDDFVTTLPKGCGDVKEIFPDSLSGMALQKEASQEGFMQESEQESPLGSFNYLPSKSARVDLGPNLDQLEDDEVLHHCNPLPANPKTKEYQRPESNVSVIKIADDDLTAAHSALQDAQANEAKLEEEPLASSAQYVCDFNLFLEDSADNGQNLSSQFLEHVEKENSLCGSAANSRAESVHSKACLGVDVSEEDDEPEEVVNVKIRRKARRIDSDDEDEHTFKDTSSTNPFNTSPFPFLSVKQFDASTPKNDISLPERFFSPKISDSINKSVNCRRSLASRRSLINVVLDHVEDMEERLDNSSEAKVVEDYLEEGAEESGDEAPEHTKEDPSRETLSSENKSSQLHTSKPGALAQETSAGDPEPLSDGQLVGCPQDEAMEAVNDYDTLVLHGKELKECGKIQEALDCLVKALDIKSSDPEVMLMTLSLYKQLNKT, from the coding sequence ATACGTGAAGGAGGCCAAAGAAGCAACTAAGAATGGAGATCTGGAACAAGCACTTAAACTTTTCAACTTGGCAAAGGACATTTTTCCTAACGAAAAGGTGATGAGCAGAATCCAAAAAATACAGGAAGCCTTGGAGGAGTTGGCAGAACATGGAGATGATGAATTCATAGATGTGTGCAACTCTGGCCTGCTGCTTTATCAAGAACTGCATGACCAACTATATGAGTACCAGAAGGAAGGTATAGCTTTCCTGTACAGCCTGTATAGGGATGGAAGGAGAGGTGGCATTCTGGCAGACGATATGGGGTTAGGAAAGACTGTTCAAATCATTGCTTTCCTTTCTGGTATGTTTGATGCTTCACTTGTGAACCATGTGCTGCTGATCATGCCAACCAGTCTCATCAGCATATGGCTAAGAGAATTTGTCAAGTGGACTCCAGGAATGAGAGTCAAAACCTTTCATGGTCCTAGCAAGGATGAACGTACCAGAAACCTCTGTCGGATTCAGCAAAGGAATGGTGTCATTATCACCACATACCAAATGTTAATCAATAATTGGCAGCAGCTTTCCAGCTTGAATGGCCAAGAGTTTTTGTGGGACTATGTCATCCTTGATGaagcacataaaataaaaagctcgTCTACCAAGTCAGCAATATGTGCTCGTGCAATCCCTGCCAGTAATCGCATCCTCCTCACAGGAACCCCAATCCAGAATAATTTACAAGAACTATGGTCCCTATTTGATTTTGCTTGTCAAGGGTCCCTGCTAGGAACactaagaacttttaaaatggaGTATGAAAATCCTATTACTAGAGCAAGAGAGAAGGATGCTACCCCAGGGGAAAAAGCTTTGggatttaaaatatctgaaaacttAATGGCAATCATAAAGCCCTATTTTCTCAGGAGGACTAAAGAAGAGGTACAGAAGAAAAAGTCAAGCAACCCAGAGGTCCAGCATAGTGAAAAGAATCCAGATGTTGGTGCCATATGTGAAATGCCTTCCCTTTCCAggaaaaatgatttaattatttGGATACGTCTTGTACCTTTACAAGAAGAAATATACAGGAAATTTGTGTCTCTAGATCATATCAAGGAATTGTTAATGGAGACACGCTCACctttggctgagctgggtgtcTTAAAGAAGCTCTGTGATCATCCTAGGCTGCTATCTGCACGAGCTTGTGGTTTGCTGAATCTAGGAGCTGCCAAATTCTGTGTTCAGGATGAAATTGAAGGGGAAGATTCCTCAGATGTGGACCATATTGATCAAATAAGTGATGATACACTGATGGAAGAATCTGGAAAGATGTTATTTCTAATGGACCTGCTTAAGAAACTGCGAGATGAAGGACATCAAACTCTGGTGTTTTCCCAGTCAAGACAAATTCTAAACATCATTGAACGTCTCTTAAAGAATAGGCACTTTAAGATATTGCGAATTGATGGAACAATTACTCATCTTGTGGAACGAGAAAAAAGAATTAGTTTATTCCAGCAAAATAAAGATTACTCTGTTTTTCTGCTTACCACTCAAGTAGGTGGTGTTGGCTTAACACTAACTGCAGCAAGCAGAGTGGTCATTTTTGACCCTAGCTGGAATCCTGCAACTGATGCTCAAGCTGTGGATAGGGTTTACCGAATTGGACAGAAAGAAAATGTTGTAGTTTATAGGCTCATCACTTGTGGAACTgtagaggaaaaaatatacagaagacaGGTTTTCAAGGACTCATTAATAAGACAAACTACTGGTGATAAGAAGAACCCTTTCCGATATTTTAGTAAACAAGAATTGAGAGAGCTCTTTACAATTGAGGATTTTCAGAACTCTGCAACCCAGCTGCAGCTTCAGTCTTTGCATGCTGCTCAGAGGAGATCTGATAAGAACCTAGATGAACATATTGCCTTCCTGCACTCTTTGAGCATCGCTGGAATCTCAGACCATGATTTGATGTACACGTGTGACCTGTCTGTTAAAGAAGAGCTTGATGTGATCGAAGGCTCTCACTATATTCAACAAAGGGTTCAGAAAGCTCAATTCCTTGTTGAATCCGAGTCTCAAAATACAGAGCTCTTAATGGAAAGACAAAAAATGGGGAATGAGGGCATCTGGCTGAGAGAACCTGTATATCAAACAAAGAAGAAACGTCCCAAAGTAAATAAACCACAGCCTCAACCTTCATCTCATCTACCTATTTATCACACCCAGGAAGAAGAAATCAGTTCTGTAATGGCCAGCGTAATCATTGATGATCTGCCCAGAGAGGATGAGAAAAATCTCTCCAGGATAAAGCTGAATGATACCATCCCACAAGATGGTAGGCACCCATGTGTAATTACACTTGATGATGACTTTGTCACTACTTTACCCAAAGGGTGTGGAGATGTAAAAGAGATTTTCCCTGACTCTTTATCAGGGATGGCGCTACAAAAAGAGGCATCACAAGAGGGGTTTATGCAGGAGTCAGAGCAAGAGAGCCCTCTGggaagttttaattatttacctAGCAAGTCAGCCAGAGTTGATCTTGGACCAAATCTAGATCAACTAGAGGATGATGAGGTTTTACATCATTGCAATCCCTTGCCTGCTAATCCCAAAACAAAGGAATATCAAAGGCCAGAATCGAATGTATCTGTTATTAAAATAGCTGATGATGACTTAACAGCAGCCCACAGTGCACTGCAGGATGCTCAAGCAAATGAGGCCAAATTGGAAGAGGAACCTTTAGCCTCTTCAGCACAGTATGTATgtgatttcaatctttttttgGAAGACTCTGCAGACAATGGACAAAATCTTTCCAGTCAGTTTTTGGagcatgtggagaaagaaaatagcTTGTGTGGCTCTGCAGCTAATTCCAGAGCAGAGTCAGTGCATAGCAAAGCATGTCTCGGTGTGGATGTTTCTGAGGAAGATGATGAGCCAGAAGAAGTAGTTAATgtgaaaatcagaagaaaagcCAGACGAATTGATTCAGATGATGAAGATGAACATACTTTTAAAGATACTTCAAGCACAAACCCATTCAACACATCTCCCTTCCcatttttatctgtaaaacaatTTGATGCCTCAACTCCCAAAAATGACATCAGTCTACCTGAAAGGTTCTTTTCACCTAAAATATCTGACAGTATAAATAAGTCTGTAAACTGCAGAAGATCCCTGGCTTCTAGGAGGTCTCTTATTAATGTGGTTTTAGACCACGTGGAAGATATGGAGGAAAGACTTGACAACAGCAGTGAAGCAAAGGTTGTTGAAGATTATCTggaggaaggagcagaggaaAGTGGTGACGAAGCCCCAGAGCATACAAAAGAAGATCCTTCCAGAGAAACACTGTCTTCAGAAAATAAATCCAGTCAGTTACATACATCTAAGCCTGGTGCTCTGGCTCAGGAGACCTCTGCAGGTGACCCTGAGCCTTTGTCTGATGGACAGTTGGTTGGCTGTCCCCAGGATGAGGCAATGGAGGCTGTGAATGACTATGACACTCTTGTCTTGCATGGAAAAGAACTGAAAGAGTGTGGGAAAATACAGGAGGCCTTAGACTGCTTGGTTAAAGCGCTTGACATAAAAAGCTCAGATCCTGAAGTCATGCTCATGACTTTAAGTTTGTATAAACAACTTAATAAAACTTGA